Genomic segment of Sodaliphilus pleomorphus:
GATAGGCTATAGAATTGATAGTACCCTTATTTGAACCTATATCGCTTGCCCTATAGATAGTCTGGTTAATGCACTCGTATGAGTTGAAGTCTACTGGGAGCCTCATAGCTCCTGTCCACTCCTTACCCTTATTATCTATTACAGAACGATTGTCTTTCGGGAGTACGACAATATTCAACTGAGAAGAGGTATTATTGGCTTCGTCTGCATCCCCATCGTTGTGGTATGTGGCTATAAGACGATAAGCCCCTGCACGCTCGGGAGTCCACTTGACTTCAACAGGGGTAGTGGCATTGCCGGCAAGTTTCGGACAATTTACCTGTGTGAGTTCATCACCTGTAAAATCATCTGAAACAATGATTTTGCCACCCTCTATATCAGTTTCGCTATTGTTGACCACTTCCACTGTATAGGTTTGCTCTTTGCCTGGATTGGCCATTGTCGGGCCGTGGAGTATTGCTAATGCCGCATCGTTGGAAGGAGGAGTGCCGATTAAAACATCATCGATCATCAGGTTGTAATCATACGATTCTTTAGCATAAAATGCTATGCAGACACGTGCTGTTTTGCCCTTATACTTTTCTGGCAGTTGCAGTTTGAGCTGTTGCCAGTCTCCAGTGATGGAAATACTGTCAGTCTTATCCGGGGCTAACGACCATATTTCATCCCATTCACCTTCATCGTTAGAGACTCGCACTGTAGCCGTCATCTGATTTACGTCGGCCGCACCACTATTTGTATAAGCCTTAAACCAGAATGAGATATTGGGATTTTCACCTAATTTGACATAGTTGGTTTTGAAACCCATGCCGGGAAGGTCTTGAGTGGGTTCGGCATAGGATGCAGTGCTATACCATGCCATTGTACCGCTGTGAGCTCCATATTCTTTGAGTACAAACGTCAAACGCGACTAATCCCATCCTGATGGTTTCCCATTTTCAAAGCCTTCTATAATCACATCTGATACAGGATATTTGACACCTTCGGCGTGAATCGGTATGGTAACCTCAGGCTGTGTCACATCGTTGGTCCCCAGCTTGAGGAATCCTTCATAAGCACCTTCGGATATACCCTTGAGTTTTATCTCGATACCACCTGATTCCCATTGGCCAAGCTCTAAGGGAAGCCCAGTACAAGTGATTTCAGGACTGGACTCTTTATACCAAATTTTCAGTGTACTTGTTCCAGAATTGAGGACTTCAATCTTTTGGGTTGCTGCCAACAATGGATCTACTTTTCCAAAATCTACTGATGAATCATAAGAAACTCTGGGGTCCTTACCATCAGAGATGCGTACATTGTCCAGGCACATGGTGTTAGCTCGACTTGGAGAGGAGCAGTGGAATCCCAAGCAATAATCACCTGGAGCTATATTTCCAAGCTCATAATACAGTGTATGCCAGTAATCTATATCCTCCTGCAGATCCTTTTCCAAAGTAAGGACAACATCGTTTTTGGATTGAGACGAACACAACACCACGCTTATCTTCGACACGTATGTGCCATCAGAAATATGTGGCATGTAAAGTTGTGCGTCTACCACAAGATTTGAATCAGTGATGTGCACCATCGGAGAGAACAACCAGGTATCGTGGTCAGTCTCAAAATCGCCACCAAGTACATATGCGCAATTATAACCTGATACGGCATTCACATTCAGGCGTCCTGCAGCCCATTTGTCAGACGGTTTTCCGGGAGTAGACACGGTAACCCATCCTTGAGGAAGGCCTGTTGAGTCGTCAACTGTCTCGAAATCTTCAAATAGATAGTTGTCGCGCATCACTGTTTTATTCGGGCCGCGACTTTGTGTAGCTTTTGCCGTCGGAGACCCGTCGACATTTAACGGCAGCAGATAAGACGCCCCTGTCGTACCACCGCTTTGTGTATGCCATGAGATTGCCGCCATAACAATGAGGGGCAATGCCAAAAGCATAACAAAAGAAAGAGTTCTTTTCATAATTTGGTTTTTTAGTTAAACATGATAAAATTCACTATCCAAAATTATTTCCAAGAATCTTTTGATCCAAAAAGTTAACTTCCGTATTTTACAAATTGTAAAAAATAGAATTTTTTTGTTACAACAACACACTAACGATCAACACTTTGCTTTAGTGAGAACTTGCGAAAAGCCACTGGCGTGACACCAGTGGAAGCCTGAAATGTCTTGTAGAATGAAGAGGTGGAACCGAAACCGCACATTGAGCACACCTCCTGAACCGACAGGTTCTGGCGAGAGGAGTCGCTGAGAAGGCGTATGGCTTCTTTTACTCTATAAGAGGCTATGAATTGAGAGTAGTTCATGCCACAATTTTCTTGAAGCAGTTGAGTGAAATATGTGCGATTCGTTCCCAGACGCTCAATGACACTTTCACGTGTAAGGGTTTTGTCAGCATAAAGCCTGTCGACAATCATCATTCGGCATAGACGATCGTAGATATCTTTGTTGTGAGTCTTCTTGTCTGATGAGGTCGCATGCTGATTCCCATCACCTGATACATCGGTACCTGAACTGATACCAAGACATAAACTGTCTATTTTATCCTCGGCAGCCACTGTCTGGCGGGTTGAGGCTACAACACTTCTCATTAGTTTCTCGCGCCGCCGTCGAGATACCACCATATAAATTATAACTGAGAAAAGACATAATGCCAGCATTCCCAAGGCTGCACTCATCCAGATTTGATGGCTTAGACGCAATCGCCTCATCTCTGAAACATTCTCTTTTTGGGCCATTTCTTGAAGCAAGGCGTGTTCGGCCGAAAGCTGTTTACGCATTGTTTCACGTGACGACTGTTGCTCGAGACTGACCATATGGATTGCCTCAAGAGCCTCATTCGGAGAATTAGTGTGATAATAACATTGAGCCATTAGTTCGTAGACATCCGACATATAGCCATAGGAACTGTATTGGCGGGATACATCCTTCGTGTGTTTTAACGACTCAAGAGCCGATCTATAGTCGCCCATTGCCATGTATATTCTTGCCATGCAAAGCCAGGCCTGAGGAAGCATTGTAGCCTGTGACGGCCCAAGACGTTCAATTCCTTCTTTAGCCTCGTTCAATGCTTTCAGATGCTCGCCACGGTCGAGCGATATATAACTCTGTGTCAATGCGAGCACTCCATCATGGTGAAAGTTGTACTTGTCGTTGATTGAGATAGCTATGTCAAGGTATCGTTCTGCCTCTACGGGATTTCCTGCAATTTGGTAAAGCGATGACAGGGTTTGTGCCCCACCCATCATATAGTGCATGTTATGTGTCTGACGGCCGTATTCGTAAGCGTACTTGACTGTCTTTATGAAGGAGGTATCTCTTGTCAGTGTTGCCAATGCTCCAAGATTAATAGATGCTGCTGCTACCTGGCGGTAATTGGCCGCCTTTTCGGCCAGTTGCTTGCTTTTATAAAAACATTGCTGAGAAGAGAATATATTGTAATTGACTCTTGCCTCATAGATGCCTTTTAAATTTAGGGCATAAGCCCATATAGTGTCATTGCTGTTATTGATTGCAATATTCTGCGCTTTATTCAAATATTCCTTTGCTTTACTGGCTTTTCCTCCAGTAAGCTCACAGGCAGCAAGGCAAATATAAGCATAAGACTCAGCATTCTTGTCATTCTCAGCGCGAGAAAGATCCAAAAAAAGTTCTGCCTTTTGCTTTAACGAATCATAATCATTGTGATAGATTAGCCAATAGCACTGTTCATGAAGATTGTATAATGACTGGGATCGCTTATTAGTTCTGCCGCAGGAAACTACCTGAATGAAGAAAAAAGTAATTAAAAAAATGGGCAGTATTCTTTTCACCTTATTTACGCAACTGACGCGTAAATTGTTGATGATGTTTTTATAAACATCTGACAAACAATATGTTTCAAAGAATTTTGTCATTTATACAATTACCATTGATATTGTGGTACATAGTAAAATCAAGTACAATTCTACGTGATATTACAAAGATAGCAATAAAAGCCAAAAACATGGCTCCTTGCGACGGGATTATTTATATAATGAGCCAATTCATGCGCACAGCATCAAGTGGACTGGTTGGCAGCCGCTTCAAAGTGCGCTGCTTGAACGTTATGTTTAAGTTTTTAATTTTGCCTCCTGGCGCCGCGAGGGCCGTTGTGGCCTGGGGGCAGCAGCAGCACGGCGCGGGGGAGGCCCCTCGTGATGAGAAACCTCCCCCGCTGTGCTGTGTGTGTGTGCCTGTGGCGGCAATAGTGCCAGGCTACTTGCCCAGCTTGGCCTTGATGGCCTTGCTCTCGGCCTCGTAGCCAGGCTTGTCGAGCAGGGCAAACATGTTTTTCTTGTAGGCCTCGACACCTGGCTGGTTGAACGGGTTCACATCGAGGATGTAGCCGCTCACGCCGCAAGCCTTCTCAAAGAAGTAGATGAGCTGGCCCAGGTACTTCTCCTTGAGGGCCGGCACGGTGATGAGCAGGTTGGGCACGCCACCGTCCACATGAGCCAGGCGGGTGCCCAGCTCGGCCATCTTGTTCACATAGTCAACGTGCTTGCCGGCGATGAAGTTGAGACCGTCGAGATTGGCCTTGTCGTCGGGTATCACGACCGAGTGGGCAGGCTCGCCCACGCTTATCACGGTCTCGTAGATGGTGCGCTCACCGTCTTGTATCCACTGGCCCATCGAGTGAAGATCGGTCGTGAAGTCGCAGGCGGCGGGGAAAATGCCCTTGTGGTCCTTGCCCTCGCTCTCGCCGTAGAGCTGCTTCCACCACTCGGCAAAGTAGTGCAGCTTGGGGTTGAAGTTGACCAGCAGCTCAATCTTGCGGCCAGCGCGATACAGGGCGTTGCGCGTGGTGGCATAGGTGAAAATGTCGTCGCCGCCGGCTTTCTCCATCTCGACAGCGCCCTCGACCAGGGCCTTGATGTCGTAGCCGGCCACGGCGATAGGCAGCAGGCCCACGGGCGTGAGCACCGAGAAGCGGCCGCCCACGTTGTCGGGTATCACATAGGTCTTGTAGCCCTCTTGGGTGGCCAGGCCGCGCAGCGCGCCCCGGCGGGCGTCGGTCACAGCCACGATGCGGGTGGCTGCCTCGGCCTTGCCCACTTGCTGCTCAAGCATGTCCTTGAGCAGGCGGAAGGCTATCGAGGGCTCGGTGGTGGTGCCCGACTTTGAAATCACGATGATGCCAAATTGCTTGCCCTTGAGCAGGTCGATGAGGTCGTAGAGGTAGTCCTCGCCTATGTTGTTGCCGGCAAAGAGCACATGGGTGGTGGCAGGCTTGTAGGCCGCAAAGTTGTCGGCCAGCGCCTCGATCACGGCCTTGGCGCCAAGATAGCTGCCGCCTATGCCTATGGTCACCACATACTGGCACTTGCTGCGCAGCGACTGGGCGGTGGCCTCAATGTCGTTCAGAAAATCGGGGGTAATGCTGCTGGGCAGGTGCAGCCAGCCCAGGAAGTCGTTGCCCAGGCCTGTGCCTTGTTCCAGCTTCAGGGCGGCTGCCTCGGCGGCAGGGCGCAACGCTGCCACTTGCTCCTGGTCGATGACCTGGCCCAGTGCAGCTGTGTTGTTTACTTGAATTTTTGACATAATCTTGTAATACTGTTATTTATGTGTATGTGTGATTTAATCCTCTGTGTTTGATTGCTTTCTTAAAAGCAAAGGTAATGTAATTGGGCCACACCGCAATGGGAGCCAATCCTGTTTTTTTTCACAATCGAGCCATGCCGGCCACAGGGCAGCGGCGCCTACAGGGCCTTGGTATAGGCGCGGCGGCGCTTGTGCTGCACGTAGTCGAAGTATTGCCACTGCTTCTGCACGTTGGCGTTGTCTTCGAGCTCCACGTTGGTCTCGGCCCACTTGTAGTGGCGGCGCTGGAACACGGGCAGCAAGTCGGTGAAGAGCATCGAGTTCACGCCCTTGCTTTGCAGCTCGGGCTCGACGGCGATAAGCATGAGGTCGACAATGGGCGAGTGGCCCGTGATGGCGCGCAGCAGGTGCAGCCAGCCCAGGGGCAGGTAGCGCCCGCGACTGGCCTGCAAGGCGTGGCTGAGCGAGGGAATGGAGATGCCCACGCCCACCAGCCGGTCGCTGGCGTCGACGATGAGCGAGATGTGGTCGAGAGGCAGGGCCGGCAGGTAGAGCTTGATGTAGTGCTGGATTTGCGCCTCGGTGAGCGGCGAGTAGCCGAAGAGGCTGTCGTAGGCCTTGTTGATGAGATGAAACACGGCGTCGGCATAGTTGCGCACCAGCTGCTTGCGGCTCTTGAGGTGCAGGTTGCGCAGGCCGTATTTCTCTTGCACTATCTTGGAGATGCGCACCATCTTCTCGGGGATGGTGTCGGGCACAAAGACCTTGTATTCTACCCAGTCGGTGTCTTTCTTAAAGCCCACGCGCTCCAGCTGCCTGCCATAGTAGGGGTAGTTGTAGATCGTGGCCTGCGTGCTCAGCTCATCGAAGCCCTCGATGAGGCAGCCCTCGGGGTCCATGTCGGTGAAACCCAGCGGGCCGGTGAGGTATTCCATGCCCTGCTCCTTGCCCCAGCGGGTCACTGCCCCGATGAGACCGTCGACCACCTCGTCGTCGTCGATAAAGTCGACAAAGCCGAAGCGGCACTCTTGCTTGCCCTCGCGCTCGTTCACCACCCGGTTGATGATGCCGGCAATGCGCCCCACGGGCTTGCCGTCGCGGTAGGCCATGTAGTACACACTCTGGCAGAACTCAAATGCCGGGTTCTCGCTGGGTGTGAGCGTGCCCACCTCGTCGGTGACAAGCGAGGGCACATAGTAGGGATTGCCTTTATACAGCACATCGATGGGATAATGCACAAACTTGAGCAAGTTGCGCTTGGTGGGCTCTATGAGCCTAATTTCTACAGCCATACACTAAATACAAATCATTTTTCAGGTTGCAAAGATAATAAAAACAGCCCAATGCGCAGCAACATGCCGCAACATTTATCGCTATATTGCCACCTCTTGAATACCAGTCGATAGAAATAGTGGGTGTGGCCACAGGCGCCATGCCTCGGGGGGGGCGCGACGCGGTTAGCTCTTGATGCCCGTCTGCACCACCTCGCCGTTGTGCACGATCTCGTCGCTGTTCTCGCGCTCACGCCGGCGTATCTGCGTCTCAATGCCGTCGATCACGTTCACGATAAAGTCGCCCAGCTTCTCGGCCTCGCATATAATGTCCATGTAGAAGATGCCAGCCTGGTAGGGATACTTCTTCTGGTTGATGTTTTCGATATTCTCGGTGCGCAGCATGTTGCGCATGTTGTTGATTTCGCGCTCCTTGTTGTAGTTGCGTATCAAGTCGTCGCTCGTGGCGTTGTCGATGTCGCACAGCACGGCAATCATGTTGCTCATGGCCTCGCCCACGAGCTTGAGCATCTGGTCGATGTTCTCATAGTTGTAGTCGACAAAGTGGGCCCCGGCCTCCTCCTTGCGCACAAGCGTGCGCGCAATGTTGTTGCACGAGTCGGCGATGCTCTCGATCTCGCTCACGATGCTCAGCATCGTGCCCACGCGCAGCTTGGCATCGTAGGAGAGGCGCCCGTCGACCAGGTTGTTGAGGTACTTGCCTATCTCGATTTCCATGCGGTCGGAAATATCCTCGTACTTGCCAATGCGCGAGTACACCTTGTTGAACTCGCTGGTGCCCGTCTTGATGTGCACCAGCGACTTCACCATGCCCAGCATGCGCTCCACGCGCTCGGCATAGACCACAATCTCACGCTGCGCCTGCGTGATGTTGAGCTCGGCGGCATTGAGCAGGCCGGCCGAGATGTACTTGAGCTGGAACTCGTCGTCTTCCTTCTTGTGGTGGCTGTGCACCAGGTGGTTCACCATCTTCACATAGCCCTTGGTGAACCATATCATCACCGAGAGGTTGATGAGGTTGAACACCGTGTGGAACATCGACATGCCAAACGAGATGGAAAAGGCCAGCGTGGCCATCTCGTGCGGGCTCACCTTCACACCCTGGCTCATCTTGGTGTAGAGCAGGGTGGGGTCGGGCGTGGAAAAGACGTCGATGCATATCCACTCGATGAGCGGGATGAATGCATACCAGGCCACCAGGGTCCACACCGTGCCCAGCACGTTGAACAGCAAGTGCCCCACAGCGGCCTTCTTGGCGGCCAGGTTGGCGCCCAGCGAGGCCAGCAGCGGGGTGATGGTGGTGCCTATGTTGCTGCCCAGCACCATGGCACAGGCCATGTCGAAGGGTATCCACCCCTTGGTGGCCATCACCAGCACGATGGCAAAGGTGGCCGCGCTCGACTGTATCACCAGTGTCACCACCAGGCCCACGGTGAGGAAGATGAGCACCGACCAGAATCCCATGTTGGCATAGCCCTGAAGCACGCCAAAGGCATTGGCATCGAGCACAGGCACGTTCTGCTGTATGAAGTCGAGACCGTAGAACAGCAGTACAAAGCCTATGAGAAACTCGCCTATGTTTTTATACTGGTTTTTCTTGAGAAACAGCATCGGCACCGCTATGGCCAGCAGCGGCAGCAGCACCACGCTCAGGTTGACCTTGAAGC
This window contains:
- a CDS encoding choice-of-anchor J domain-containing protein, giving the protein MKRTLSFVMLLALPLIVMAAISWHTQSGGTTGASYLLPLNVDGSPTAKATQSRGPNKTVMRDNYLFEDFETVDDSTGLPQGWVTVSTPGKPSDKWAAGRLNVNAVSGYNCAYVLGGDFETDHDTWLFSPMVHITDSNLVVDAQLYMPHISDGTYVSKISVVLCSSQSKNDVVLTLEKDLQEDIDYWHTLYYELGNIAPGDYCLGFHCSSPSRANTMCLDNVRISDGKDPRVSYDSSVDFGKVDPLLAATQKIEVLNSGTSTLKIWYKESSPEITCTGLPLELGQWESGGIEIKLKGISEGAYEGFLKLGTNDVTQPEVTIPIHAEGVKYPVSDVIIEGFENGKPSGWD
- a CDS encoding helix-turn-helix domain-containing protein translates to MTKFFETYCLSDVYKNIINNLRVSCVNKVKRILPIFLITFFFIQVVSCGRTNKRSQSLYNLHEQCYWLIYHNDYDSLKQKAELFLDLSRAENDKNAESYAYICLAACELTGGKASKAKEYLNKAQNIAINNSNDTIWAYALNLKGIYEARVNYNIFSSQQCFYKSKQLAEKAANYRQVAAASINLGALATLTRDTSFIKTVKYAYEYGRQTHNMHYMMGGAQTLSSLYQIAGNPVEAERYLDIAISINDKYNFHHDGVLALTQSYISLDRGEHLKALNEAKEGIERLGPSQATMLPQAWLCMARIYMAMGDYRSALESLKHTKDVSRQYSSYGYMSDVYELMAQCYYHTNSPNEALEAIHMVSLEQQSSRETMRKQLSAEHALLQEMAQKENVSEMRRLRLSHQIWMSAALGMLALCLFSVIIYMVVSRRRREKLMRSVVASTRQTVAAEDKIDSLCLGISSGTDVSGDGNQHATSSDKKTHNKDIYDRLCRMMIVDRLYADKTLTRESVIERLGTNRTYFTQLLQENCGMNYSQFIASYRVKEAIRLLSDSSRQNLSVQEVCSMCGFGSTSSFYKTFQASTGVTPVAFRKFSLKQSVDR
- a CDS encoding glucose-6-phosphate isomerase; this translates as MSKIQVNNTAALGQVIDQEQVAALRPAAEAAALKLEQGTGLGNDFLGWLHLPSSITPDFLNDIEATAQSLRSKCQYVVTIGIGGSYLGAKAVIEALADNFAAYKPATTHVLFAGNNIGEDYLYDLIDLLKGKQFGIIVISKSGTTTEPSIAFRLLKDMLEQQVGKAEAATRIVAVTDARRGALRGLATQEGYKTYVIPDNVGGRFSVLTPVGLLPIAVAGYDIKALVEGAVEMEKAGGDDIFTYATTRNALYRAGRKIELLVNFNPKLHYFAEWWKQLYGESEGKDHKGIFPAACDFTTDLHSMGQWIQDGERTIYETVISVGEPAHSVVIPDDKANLDGLNFIAGKHVDYVNKMAELGTRLAHVDGGVPNLLITVPALKEKYLGQLIYFFEKACGVSGYILDVNPFNQPGVEAYKKNMFALLDKPGYEAESKAIKAKLGK
- a CDS encoding N-acetyltransferase, whose amino-acid sequence is MAVEIRLIEPTKRNLLKFVHYPIDVLYKGNPYYVPSLVTDEVGTLTPSENPAFEFCQSVYYMAYRDGKPVGRIAGIINRVVNEREGKQECRFGFVDFIDDDEVVDGLIGAVTRWGKEQGMEYLTGPLGFTDMDPEGCLIEGFDELSTQATIYNYPYYGRQLERVGFKKDTDWVEYKVFVPDTIPEKMVRISKIVQEKYGLRNLHLKSRKQLVRNYADAVFHLINKAYDSLFGYSPLTEAQIQHYIKLYLPALPLDHISLIVDASDRLVGVGISIPSLSHALQASRGRYLPLGWLHLLRAITGHSPIVDLMLIAVEPELQSKGVNSMLFTDLLPVFQRRHYKWAETNVELEDNANVQKQWQYFDYVQHKRRRAYTKAL
- a CDS encoding Na/Pi cotransporter family protein; this encodes MDYSILDFLSLLGAVGLFLYGMKVMSEGLQKAAGNRLRSILAVMTKNRFMGVITGIAITALIQSSSASTVMVVSFVNAGLMSLEQSMAVIFGANVGTTFTAWIVSIFGFKVNLSVVLLPLLAIAVPMLFLKKNQYKNIGEFLIGFVLLFYGLDFIQQNVPVLDANAFGVLQGYANMGFWSVLIFLTVGLVVTLVIQSSAATFAIVLVMATKGWIPFDMACAMVLGSNIGTTITPLLASLGANLAAKKAAVGHLLFNVLGTVWTLVAWYAFIPLIEWICIDVFSTPDPTLLYTKMSQGVKVSPHEMATLAFSISFGMSMFHTVFNLINLSVMIWFTKGYVKMVNHLVHSHHKKEDDEFQLKYISAGLLNAAELNITQAQREIVVYAERVERMLGMVKSLVHIKTGTSEFNKVYSRIGKYEDISDRMEIEIGKYLNNLVDGRLSYDAKLRVGTMLSIVSEIESIADSCNNIARTLVRKEEAGAHFVDYNYENIDQMLKLVGEAMSNMIAVLCDIDNATSDDLIRNYNKEREINNMRNMLRTENIENINQKKYPYQAGIFYMDIICEAEKLGDFIVNVIDGIETQIRRRERENSDEIVHNGEVVQTGIKS